In a single window of the Mesorhizobium shangrilense genome:
- a CDS encoding ABC transporter substrate-binding protein, with protein MLKRLTLAAMLSLGVATGALAAGERHGGTLVFTAPYGSSFATLDVQSSPNTQEEFITQAIHRALYSWDSIQNKPVLELATSEDVSDDGTVHTYHLRKNAVFHNGKPLTADDFIYSYKRIANPKNAFPGASYVANIKGADDYIAGKADEIAGLKKIDDHTLEITYTGPINPGFPLMQNTTVIYPSNVEDESSFAKNPVGLGAFVFKEHVPGSQVVVEKFDKYYEEGKPYLDRINVVLMAEDAARDVAFRNKEIDVSVLGPTQYQAYQGEEVLKDHLLEVAEVYTRNIGFNPAFEPFKDKRVRQAINHAINAPLIIERLVKNKAYPASGWLPISSPAFDKDKAGYAFDPEKAKALLAEAGYAEGFEFEVTASPNESWGVPIVEAILPMLKKVGITVKPKPVESSALGEAVTTNNFQAFIWSNLSGPDPLNALRCYYSKTQQSACNYTSYASPEFDKLYEAAKQERDPAKQTDLLRQANNIVQDDAPVWFFNYNKAVMAYQPWIHGLVPNATELAVQPYDEIWIDENAPDSRK; from the coding sequence ATGCTGAAAAGACTGACACTGGCCGCAATGCTCAGCCTCGGCGTGGCTACCGGGGCGCTGGCCGCGGGTGAACGCCACGGCGGAACGCTCGTTTTCACAGCCCCCTACGGCTCGAGTTTCGCGACGCTCGACGTCCAATCCAGCCCCAACACGCAGGAAGAGTTCATCACCCAGGCTATCCACCGCGCGCTCTACAGCTGGGATTCGATCCAGAACAAACCGGTGCTGGAGCTTGCGACCTCGGAGGACGTCTCCGACGACGGCACCGTTCACACCTATCACCTGCGCAAGAACGCCGTCTTCCACAACGGCAAGCCGCTGACGGCGGACGACTTCATCTACAGCTATAAGCGGATCGCCAATCCGAAGAACGCCTTTCCGGGCGCCAGCTATGTCGCCAATATCAAGGGCGCGGACGACTACATCGCCGGCAAGGCGGACGAAATTGCCGGCCTCAAGAAGATCGACGACCACACGCTGGAGATCACCTATACCGGCCCGATCAACCCTGGCTTCCCTCTGATGCAGAACACGACGGTCATCTATCCGTCGAATGTGGAGGATGAGTCCAGTTTCGCGAAGAATCCCGTCGGTCTCGGCGCCTTCGTCTTCAAGGAGCATGTTCCGGGTTCGCAGGTCGTGGTCGAAAAGTTCGACAAGTACTACGAGGAAGGCAAGCCGTATCTCGATCGCATCAACGTCGTGCTGATGGCTGAAGACGCCGCGCGCGACGTCGCCTTCCGCAACAAGGAGATCGACGTCTCGGTCCTGGGTCCCACCCAGTACCAGGCATATCAGGGCGAGGAGGTGTTGAAAGACCACCTGCTCGAGGTTGCCGAGGTCTATACCCGCAACATCGGCTTCAACCCCGCCTTCGAACCCTTCAAGGACAAGCGAGTCCGCCAGGCGATCAACCACGCCATCAACGCGCCGCTGATCATCGAGCGCCTCGTCAAGAACAAGGCCTATCCGGCCTCCGGCTGGCTGCCGATCTCCTCGCCGGCCTTCGACAAGGACAAGGCGGGCTATGCCTTCGATCCGGAAAAGGCCAAGGCGCTGCTGGCGGAAGCCGGCTATGCCGAAGGTTTCGAATTCGAAGTGACGGCGAGCCCGAACGAAAGCTGGGGCGTGCCGATCGTGGAAGCCATCCTGCCGATGCTGAAGAAGGTCGGCATCACCGTGAAGCCGAAGCCGGTCGAAAGCTCCGCGCTCGGCGAGGCGGTGACGACAAACAACTTCCAGGCCTTCATCTGGTCGAACCTGTCCGGTCCGGATCCGCTGAACGCCCTGCGCTGCTACTACTCCAAGACGCAGCAATCGGCCTGCAACTACACGAGCTATGCGAGCCCGGAATTCGACAAGCTCTATGAGGCCGCCAAGCAGGAGCGTGACCCGGCCAAGCAGACCGATCTTCTGCGTCAGGCCAACAACATCGTGCAGGACGACGCGCCGGTCTGGTTCTTCAACTACAACAAGGCCGTCATGGCATATCAGCCGTGGATCCACGGCCTCGTTCCGAACGCGACGGAACTGGCGGTCCAGCCGTATGACGAGATCTGGATCGACGAGAACGCTCCCGACTCGCGCAAATAA
- a CDS encoding ABC transporter permease, which produces MRLGFNFWLGATLTTLVILAGVLAPWIAPFDPVLDADLMSSELPPDATHWFGTDGQGRDVYSRILFGAQISLTVGIVSQVINSIIGVTLGMTAGYWGGWWDDLVNGLTNVMLAIPSLIFALAVMAVLGPGLPSLLVALGLTNWSWTCRIARSSTLSLKSQGYVQAAQTLGYGDLRIMFTQILPNMMGPILVMATLGMGSAVLSEAALSFLGLGIQPPFPSWGSMLTDARQLIQLAPWVAIFPGLAIFLSVLGFNLLGDGLRDSLDPHMRTRNP; this is translated from the coding sequence ATGCGTCTCGGCTTCAACTTCTGGCTCGGCGCGACGCTGACAACGTTGGTCATTCTCGCCGGCGTGCTCGCCCCGTGGATCGCGCCTTTCGATCCGGTGCTCGATGCAGATCTCATGAGTTCCGAACTGCCGCCGGACGCCACACACTGGTTCGGTACGGACGGGCAGGGGCGGGATGTCTACAGCCGCATCCTCTTTGGCGCCCAGATCTCGCTCACTGTCGGCATCGTCTCGCAGGTGATCAATTCGATCATCGGCGTCACGCTGGGCATGACTGCCGGCTACTGGGGCGGCTGGTGGGACGATCTGGTGAACGGCCTCACCAATGTCATGCTTGCCATACCCTCGCTGATCTTCGCGCTCGCTGTGATGGCTGTGCTGGGACCCGGCCTGCCATCGCTTCTGGTTGCGCTCGGCCTTACCAACTGGAGCTGGACCTGCCGCATCGCCCGCTCCTCCACGCTCTCGCTCAAGTCCCAGGGCTACGTGCAGGCGGCCCAGACGCTCGGTTATGGCGATTTGCGCATCATGTTCACGCAGATCCTGCCCAACATGATGGGTCCGATCCTCGTCATGGCGACGCTCGGCATGGGTTCGGCAGTGCTGTCGGAAGCGGCGCTCTCCTTCCTCGGCCTCGGCATCCAGCCGCCGTTCCCGAGCTGGGGGTCGATGCTGACCGATGCACGCCAGCTCATCCAGCTAGCGCCCTGGGTGGCGATCTTCCCGGGCCTCGCCATCTTTCTCTCGGTGCTCGGCTTCAACCTGCTGGGCGACGGCCTGCGCGACAGCCTCGACCCGCATATGAGGACGCGCAACCCATGA
- a CDS encoding ABC transporter ATP-binding protein yields the protein MIAPLLQVDDLHVRFPLSGGGPFGTGRRMLHAVNGISFSLAKGECLSIVGESGCGKSTTALSILGLQEPTEGTIRYRGQPLTGAGAPGRMQRAKAVQMVFQDPYASLNPRQSVRSSLAAPLRLHGIRAASEVSDRIEAMLANVGLTPEQASRYPHEFSGGQRQRIGIARALILEPEIVVLDEPVSALDVSIRAQIINLLLDLQEKLGLSYLMISHDLSVVEHMSDRVLVMYFGQIVEEGGWKEIFETPAHPYTRRLIAAIPDPNAALTSQASQRSIIDAPPLAGLRFVSDGTKASDVFSAPAPSELIEIGNGHRVRCAVAG from the coding sequence ATGATCGCTCCCTTATTGCAGGTGGACGACCTGCATGTTCGCTTCCCGCTTTCCGGCGGCGGACCGTTCGGCACGGGGCGGCGCATGCTGCACGCCGTCAACGGCATCAGCTTTTCGCTCGCAAAGGGCGAGTGCCTGTCGATCGTCGGCGAATCCGGCTGCGGCAAGTCCACGACGGCGCTTTCCATCCTCGGCCTCCAGGAGCCGACTGAAGGCACGATCCGGTACCGCGGCCAGCCGCTGACCGGGGCGGGTGCACCGGGGCGCATGCAGCGCGCCAAGGCAGTGCAGATGGTGTTCCAGGACCCTTATGCCTCGCTGAACCCGCGGCAGTCGGTGCGCAGCTCGCTCGCCGCGCCGCTGCGGCTGCATGGCATCAGGGCGGCGTCGGAAGTATCAGACCGCATCGAGGCGATGCTCGCCAATGTGGGGCTCACTCCCGAGCAGGCGAGCCGATATCCGCACGAATTCTCCGGCGGCCAACGCCAACGAATCGGCATTGCCCGCGCGCTCATCCTCGAACCGGAGATCGTCGTGCTCGACGAACCGGTGTCGGCCCTGGACGTCTCGATCCGCGCGCAGATCATCAACCTGCTGCTCGACCTGCAGGAAAAACTCGGCCTTTCCTACCTGATGATCAGCCACGACCTCAGTGTGGTGGAACACATGAGCGACCGGGTGCTCGTCATGTATTTCGGCCAGATCGTGGAGGAGGGCGGATGGAAGGAGATCTTCGAGACGCCTGCGCATCCCTACACACGCCGGCTGATTGCGGCCATTCCCGATCCGAATGCGGCGCTCACGTCGCAGGCAAGCCAGCGCAGCATTATCGACGCGCCGCCTCTTGCGGGCCTGCGATTTGTCTCCGATGGAACCAAGGCATCAGACGTATTCTCCGCGCCAGCACCCTCTGAACTGATCGAAATAGGCAACGGCCATCGGGTCAGATGCGCGGTGGCAGGCTAG
- a CDS encoding LysR family transcriptional regulator, translating into MEIKWLEDFVTLADTSSFSRAADLRNVTQPAFSRRIKQLESWLGATLISRATMPAELTSAGRNFLPVAQEAIRTFYAAREALRPSHEPGLIRFAALHTLTVTFFPRWVKALEKAGGAFSTSLIPDRGGIEANLDALVNDEADFFLTYAHPEVPFLLDRGQFASLTVAHDRLIPLVSPEIVLSGVAQPGRNLIDRAITQPRLAIPCLSYGFNSFFGVALSRLFLRRPPFRRRTTHENTISAGQMNMAVTGAGVCWLPESLARDEMEAGRLVPASEDAGWNLDLEIRLYRHAASRNREVEDLWRTARQLLERAAA; encoded by the coding sequence GTGGAGATCAAGTGGCTTGAGGACTTCGTGACGCTGGCCGACACGTCCAGTTTTTCGCGGGCCGCCGATTTGCGCAACGTCACGCAGCCGGCATTCAGCCGAAGGATCAAGCAACTGGAAAGCTGGCTCGGCGCGACGCTCATCAGCCGCGCGACCATGCCGGCCGAACTCACGTCCGCGGGACGCAATTTCCTTCCTGTAGCGCAGGAGGCGATCCGAACCTTCTATGCTGCGCGCGAGGCATTGCGTCCGTCGCACGAACCCGGGCTTATCCGTTTTGCCGCACTGCATACGTTGACGGTCACTTTTTTCCCGCGCTGGGTAAAGGCGCTGGAAAAGGCGGGCGGCGCGTTCAGCACCTCGCTCATACCTGACCGCGGCGGCATCGAGGCCAACCTCGACGCGCTCGTCAACGACGAGGCGGATTTCTTCCTGACCTACGCCCATCCGGAAGTGCCGTTCCTCCTTGACCGCGGGCAGTTTGCCTCGCTGACCGTTGCCCATGACCGCCTGATTCCGTTGGTTTCGCCGGAGATCGTGCTGTCTGGCGTCGCACAACCAGGACGCAACCTGATCGATCGCGCCATTACCCAACCCCGGCTTGCCATCCCCTGCCTAAGCTACGGCTTCAATTCCTTTTTCGGGGTCGCGCTGTCGCGCCTTTTCCTGCGCCGTCCGCCCTTTCGGCGCCGTACGACGCACGAAAACACGATCAGCGCCGGGCAAATGAATATGGCGGTGACTGGCGCAGGTGTTTGCTGGCTGCCGGAAAGCCTGGCGCGCGACGAAATGGAGGCAGGCCGTCTCGTGCCCGCATCCGAGGACGCGGGGTGGAACCTCGACCTCGAGATCCGCCTCTATCGCCATGCCGCAAGCCGCAATCGGGAGGTCGAGGACCTTTGGCGCACAGCGCGGCAACTCCTCGAACGCGCAGCCGCCTGA
- a CDS encoding ABC transporter ATP-binding protein, protein MTAALLDIRDLHLGVARGRSARYPLLKGVSFQIMPGEAYGLVGESGSGKSVTSLAVMGLLKKPLAVSRGEILFRGQNLLVLPKREMQRLRGSRIAMIFQEPMTALNPLSTVGRQIAEMFVLHQGKSWGEARKLAVGALASVRVPNPDRRAKNYPHQMSGGLRQRVMIAMALACNPDLLIADEPTTALDVTVQAEVLRLIKELCAERGTAVLFISHDLGVIASICQRVGVMYAGCLVEENETRALFENPRHTYTRGLLGALPRLGSRSEHGRQRLVDIDSIIADRSTLTETRFIAPRGSEGGQP, encoded by the coding sequence ATGACCGCGGCACTCCTCGACATCAGGGATCTGCACCTGGGCGTCGCACGTGGCCGTTCGGCCCGCTACCCGCTCCTCAAGGGCGTCTCCTTCCAGATCATGCCGGGAGAGGCCTACGGTCTCGTCGGCGAGTCCGGTTCCGGCAAGTCGGTGACGTCACTTGCCGTGATGGGGCTCCTGAAGAAACCGCTTGCCGTTTCCCGCGGCGAGATCCTGTTCAGGGGGCAGAATCTGCTTGTCTTGCCGAAGCGGGAGATGCAGCGCCTGCGCGGCAGCCGCATCGCCATGATCTTCCAGGAACCGATGACGGCTCTGAACCCGCTGTCCACCGTCGGCCGGCAGATCGCCGAAATGTTCGTGCTGCATCAAGGCAAGAGCTGGGGCGAAGCGCGAAAACTCGCGGTCGGTGCGCTCGCCAGTGTACGTGTGCCCAATCCCGACCGGCGCGCGAAGAACTATCCGCACCAGATGTCCGGCGGCCTGCGCCAACGCGTCATGATCGCCATGGCGCTCGCCTGCAATCCAGACCTTCTGATCGCCGATGAGCCGACGACTGCCCTTGACGTGACCGTACAGGCCGAGGTGCTGCGCCTGATCAAGGAATTGTGCGCCGAGCGGGGCACGGCGGTCCTGTTCATCAGCCACGATCTCGGCGTCATCGCCAGCATCTGCCAGCGCGTTGGGGTCATGTATGCCGGCTGCCTCGTGGAGGAGAACGAGACGCGAGCGCTCTTCGAAAATCCGCGACACACCTATACGCGCGGGCTCCTCGGCGCCCTGCCGCGCCTCGGCAGCCGAAGCGAGCACGGCCGCCAGCGTCTCGTCGATATCGACAGCATCATTGCCGACCGCTCGACGCTGACGGAAACCCGGTTCATCGCTCCGCGCGGGTCGGAAGGGGGCCAGCCATGA
- a CDS encoding amidohydrolase — MALRIEADLILHNGRIWRGREEGVCEAVAVWQGKVLATGSNDDVMNLKGRATEVIDLGGRFATPGLIDNHLHLIATGIAMGFVDATPAAAPTLAVLVKRISDRAATTPRDSWVRARGYDQVKLDTGRHPTRDDLDRAAPDHPVLLTRACGHVSIANSRALALAGITEATPVPDGGVIGVTDGRLNGLLAENAQNLVKAAMPEATTEELIDGIERGGKHLLGFGITSCMDAAVGHVAGFSEIQAYEMAKLAGRLPVRVWLTLLGDPGVSIVEECWRAGLLSGSGDDMLRVGGVKVFLDGSAGGRTAWMTKPYEGEPDNIGVQMLPDETVEAVVRDCHDRGYQMVCHAIGDGAIEQLITAYEKALAANPDPDRRHRIEHCGFSTPQQHERMKAAGILPAPQMAFIHDFGDSYISVLGEARGKPSYPIGTWARLGLKPSTGSDSPVCSPDPFPNLHAMITRQTGKGTVMEASEKLSREEALQAYTEYGAWSQKAEAVKGRLVPGQWADIAVFDNDLLEAPTDTILSGTRCLLTLLAGRVVHDAR, encoded by the coding sequence ATGGCATTGCGGATCGAAGCCGATCTCATCCTGCACAATGGCCGCATCTGGCGCGGCCGGGAGGAGGGCGTCTGCGAAGCAGTTGCCGTATGGCAGGGCAAGGTTCTCGCAACCGGCAGCAATGACGACGTAATGAACCTGAAGGGCAGGGCGACCGAGGTCATCGATCTGGGAGGCCGCTTTGCCACCCCCGGCCTCATCGACAACCACCTGCATCTGATTGCGACCGGCATCGCCATGGGCTTTGTCGATGCGACGCCTGCGGCCGCGCCGACGCTTGCCGTCCTGGTCAAGAGAATCTCCGACCGTGCTGCGACAACGCCGAGGGACAGTTGGGTTCGCGCCCGCGGCTATGATCAGGTCAAGCTCGACACAGGCCGGCATCCGACCCGCGACGATCTCGACCGCGCGGCGCCCGACCACCCGGTCCTGTTGACACGGGCCTGCGGCCATGTCTCGATCGCCAATTCGCGGGCGCTGGCGCTTGCCGGCATCACCGAGGCGACGCCCGTGCCGGATGGCGGCGTGATCGGCGTCACGGACGGCCGGCTGAACGGCCTCCTTGCGGAAAACGCCCAGAACCTCGTCAAGGCCGCCATGCCCGAGGCGACGACCGAGGAACTGATCGACGGCATCGAGCGTGGGGGCAAGCACCTTCTGGGCTTCGGCATCACGAGTTGCATGGATGCGGCCGTCGGCCATGTCGCCGGCTTTTCCGAAATCCAGGCCTATGAGATGGCCAAGCTTGCCGGCCGGCTGCCAGTGCGTGTCTGGCTGACATTGCTTGGCGATCCCGGTGTTTCCATTGTCGAAGAGTGTTGGCGCGCGGGGCTGCTGTCGGGCTCCGGGGACGACATGCTGCGGGTCGGCGGCGTAAAAGTCTTCCTCGATGGCTCGGCCGGCGGGCGCACCGCCTGGATGACGAAGCCGTACGAGGGCGAGCCAGACAATATCGGCGTGCAGATGCTGCCTGATGAAACGGTCGAGGCGGTCGTCAGGGATTGCCATGACCGGGGTTACCAGATGGTCTGCCACGCCATCGGCGATGGGGCGATCGAACAGCTCATCACTGCCTACGAGAAGGCTCTGGCCGCCAATCCTGATCCCGACCGCCGCCACCGCATCGAGCATTGCGGTTTCTCCACCCCGCAGCAGCATGAGCGCATGAAGGCCGCTGGCATCCTGCCGGCGCCGCAGATGGCGTTCATCCACGATTTCGGCGACAGCTATATTTCCGTGCTCGGGGAGGCGCGCGGCAAGCCGTCCTACCCGATCGGCACCTGGGCGCGCCTCGGCCTGAAGCCGTCGACCGGCTCGGATTCTCCGGTCTGCTCGCCCGATCCGTTCCCGAACCTGCACGCCATGATCACGCGCCAAACCGGCAAGGGCACGGTGATGGAGGCATCCGAAAAGCTGAGCCGCGAGGAGGCGCTGCAGGCCTATACCGAATACGGCGCCTGGTCCCAGAAGGCCGAAGCGGTGAAGGGCCGGCTCGTGCCCGGCCAATGGGCGGACATCGCCGTATTCGACAACGACCTGTTGGAGGCCCCGACCGATACCATTCTCTCAGGCACGCGCTGCCTGCTGACCCTGCTTGCAGGCCGCGTCGTGCACGATGCGCGCTGA
- a CDS encoding M55 family metallopeptidase, which produces MKVFISADIEGTAGIAHWDEAERTHPDWAEFRALMTSEVVAACEGARAAGATEVVIKDAHDSGRNLILDRLPDYARIVRGWSGHPDAMMFGLDEGFAAAIYTGYHSKAGSEANPLAHTSNMRISRLLLNGEVASEFTVNALCAAGYGVPSVFVAGDDGICAEARAMVPGLAAVETLDGKGRASTSISPAWSRRLIREGVAAALSGDFAQALPAEADHYEVVIEFNNPTDAYRAGWYPGARAHGPRAVAFEHKEFAEILRALVFLKV; this is translated from the coding sequence ATGAAAGTCTTCATCTCCGCCGATATCGAAGGCACAGCCGGCATCGCCCATTGGGACGAGGCCGAGCGCACGCATCCCGACTGGGCCGAGTTTCGCGCCCTGATGACTTCGGAGGTCGTGGCTGCCTGTGAAGGCGCGCGCGCCGCCGGCGCGACGGAAGTGGTGATCAAGGATGCCCACGACAGTGGCCGCAACCTGATCCTCGACCGCTTGCCCGACTATGCGCGGATCGTGCGCGGCTGGTCCGGCCATCCGGACGCCATGATGTTCGGTCTGGACGAAGGTTTCGCTGCGGCAATCTATACTGGCTATCATTCCAAGGCGGGCAGCGAGGCCAATCCGCTCGCCCACACCTCAAATATGCGCATCTCGCGGCTGCTGCTCAATGGCGAGGTCGCGTCCGAATTCACCGTCAATGCGCTGTGCGCGGCAGGCTACGGCGTGCCTTCCGTCTTCGTTGCCGGCGACGACGGCATCTGCGCGGAAGCGCGGGCGATGGTGCCGGGCCTTGCGGCGGTGGAGACTCTCGACGGCAAGGGTCGCGCGTCGACGTCCATCTCGCCCGCCTGGTCGCGACGCCTGATCCGCGAAGGGGTCGCAGCGGCGCTTTCCGGCGATTTCGCGCAGGCGTTGCCCGCCGAGGCGGATCACTACGAAGTGGTGATCGAGTTCAACAACCCGACCGATGCCTACCGCGCAGGCTGGTATCCCGGCGCCCGCGCACACGGTCCCCGTGCAGTCGCCTTCGAACATAAGGAATTTGCCGAGATCCTGCGGGCGCTGGTGTTCCTCAAGGTCTGA
- a CDS encoding gamma-glutamyl-gamma-aminobutyrate hydrolase family protein: MRRKAIIAVIMDDNNSGDGDRYEASKDYFSAISRAGALPVGIPHVPELVDQIAEEFDGFLSIGGRINFPKKWYVEGDQSQYPPSERLSVEIALMEKFLARDKPVLGICNGMQMLGCLNGCRMVSDVHSSWPDALNHDQGNVLHDVSIQAGTRLADIVGVARFSVNTFHREAIVETSSRVIVAARGPDGVVEAIEVPSKSFAMGLQWHPERLDAKSHPGARIFDAFVEAASPRS, translated from the coding sequence ATGCGACGCAAGGCAATCATCGCTGTGATCATGGATGACAACAACAGTGGCGATGGCGATCGATATGAAGCGTCGAAGGACTACTTTTCCGCCATCAGCCGTGCGGGAGCCCTTCCGGTTGGCATCCCACATGTGCCCGAGCTGGTCGATCAAATTGCCGAGGAGTTCGATGGTTTCCTGAGCATCGGTGGGCGCATCAACTTTCCCAAGAAGTGGTACGTCGAAGGGGATCAGTCCCAGTATCCTCCGTCTGAGCGCCTGTCCGTAGAGATCGCGCTGATGGAAAAATTCCTTGCGCGCGACAAGCCCGTACTCGGCATCTGCAATGGCATGCAGATGCTCGGATGCCTGAATGGCTGCCGGATGGTTTCGGACGTGCATTCCTCATGGCCGGACGCGCTGAACCACGACCAAGGCAACGTACTCCACGATGTCAGCATTCAGGCCGGCACACGACTGGCGGATATCGTTGGCGTCGCGAGGTTCAGCGTGAATACGTTTCACCGCGAGGCGATCGTCGAGACATCGAGCCGCGTAATAGTTGCAGCCCGCGGGCCGGATGGGGTCGTGGAAGCAATCGAGGTGCCTTCGAAGTCTTTTGCCATGGGTTTGCAATGGCATCCCGAAAGGCTCGACGCCAAAAGTCACCCCGGCGCCCGGATATTTGACGCATTCGTGGAAGCTGCAAGCCCGCGGTCGTAG
- a CDS encoding P1 family peptidase, whose product MKTARELGLMPKSRLTVGPDNAITDVPGVSVGHRSLHADGIFTGVTAIVPHPGDLFRLKPRAAVEVINGFGKSAGLMQVAELGTIETPILLTNTFGVAACTEALIRRAIADNPAIGRETSTVNPLVCECNDGRINDIQALAVTASDAMAALDSARPGSVEQGAVGAGSGMTAFGFKAGIGTASRLMRIGKRDFALGTLVLANFGAAGDLVLPDGRRPHPRVPASPERGSVIVVMATDLPLSDRQLQRVARRGGAGLARLGAFWGHGSGDVVLCFTTADPVEHDPVAAFATQRRLADDHIDIAFRAAAESTQEAVLNALCMARPTPARNGRIYPCLADWLKENPIP is encoded by the coding sequence ATGAAGACGGCTCGCGAACTGGGACTGATGCCCAAAAGCCGGCTTACGGTGGGGCCGGATAACGCGATCACTGACGTGCCCGGGGTTTCGGTCGGCCATCGGTCGCTGCATGCCGATGGCATTTTCACGGGCGTGACGGCGATAGTTCCGCATCCCGGTGATCTTTTCCGGCTGAAACCACGCGCGGCCGTCGAGGTGATCAACGGTTTCGGCAAGTCGGCCGGGCTGATGCAGGTGGCCGAACTCGGCACCATCGAGACGCCGATCCTGCTCACCAACACTTTCGGAGTGGCAGCCTGCACTGAAGCGCTGATCCGCCGCGCGATTGCCGACAATCCTGCGATCGGGCGCGAAACCTCAACCGTCAATCCGCTCGTGTGCGAATGCAACGACGGCCGTATCAACGACATTCAGGCCCTGGCGGTGACTGCAAGCGATGCCATGGCCGCGCTGGATTCGGCACGGCCCGGATCGGTCGAGCAGGGTGCGGTGGGCGCCGGATCCGGCATGACCGCCTTCGGCTTCAAGGCCGGCATCGGCACCGCCTCGCGGCTGATGCGCATCGGCAAGCGCGATTTTGCGCTCGGCACGCTGGTGCTCGCCAATTTTGGCGCGGCGGGCGATCTCGTCCTGCCGGACGGCCGCCGACCCCATCCGCGGGTGCCTGCCAGCCCCGAGCGCGGCTCCGTCATCGTCGTCATGGCGACGGACCTACCCTTGAGCGACCGCCAGTTGCAGCGGGTCGCGCGGCGAGGAGGCGCAGGCCTTGCCCGGCTCGGCGCGTTCTGGGGACATGGCAGCGGCGATGTCGTCCTCTGCTTCACCACCGCCGATCCGGTCGAGCACGACCCGGTCGCGGCGTTCGCCACGCAGCGACGGCTTGCCGACGACCATATCGACATCGCCTTTCGCGCGGCTGCCGAGTCGACGCAGGAAGCGGTCCTGAACGCGCTCTGCATGGCCCGCCCGACGCCGGCTCGCAATGGCCGCATCTACCCCTGTCTTGCCGACTGGTTGAAGGAAAACCCGATCCCATGA
- a CDS encoding ABC transporter permease, whose amino-acid sequence MLRFTLRRILQVIPTVIVVALLIFVIFSVVPGTFAASLFADGKRAADPQMIARLNEEFGLNKPLVERFATYVTDLAQFDLGTSFRTRQPVIDLINDRMWASLQLAIAAMVFALVVGVPLGFLAALRPGSVLDTVTMIGAVSGLSIPQFWLGLLMMYLFALQLNWLPSFGYGDGSFRNLILPAITLGVTPLALLARTTRAGVLDVLNADFIRTAHSKGMSETKVVRWHVARNALVLIVTTVGLQFGSLIGQAVVIEKLFAWPGIGSLLVDSVAIRDIPVVQGTILVIVLWFLVINTAVDLIYAAIDPRIKQE is encoded by the coding sequence ATGCTTCGTTTCACCCTGCGCCGCATCCTGCAGGTCATCCCTACGGTCATCGTGGTGGCGCTGCTCATCTTCGTCATCTTCTCCGTGGTGCCCGGCACCTTCGCGGCAAGCCTCTTCGCCGATGGCAAGCGCGCCGCCGACCCGCAGATGATCGCTCGACTCAACGAGGAATTCGGACTTAACAAGCCGCTCGTCGAACGTTTCGCGACCTATGTCACCGACCTTGCGCAATTCGACCTCGGCACCTCCTTCCGCACGCGCCAGCCCGTGATCGACCTGATCAACGACCGCATGTGGGCTTCGCTGCAACTTGCCATCGCCGCCATGGTCTTCGCGCTCGTCGTCGGCGTGCCGCTCGGCTTCCTCGCGGCGCTGCGGCCGGGCTCGGTGCTCGACACCGTAACGATGATCGGGGCGGTCTCGGGCCTCTCCATACCGCAGTTCTGGTTGGGACTGCTGATGATGTATCTTTTCGCACTGCAACTGAACTGGCTGCCGAGTTTCGGCTACGGCGACGGATCGTTCCGCAACCTCATCCTGCCCGCCATCACGTTGGGGGTTACGCCGCTTGCGTTGCTGGCGCGGACCACGCGGGCAGGCGTGCTTGATGTGTTGAACGCCGACTTCATCCGCACCGCTCATTCCAAGGGCATGAGCGAGACCAAGGTCGTGCGCTGGCATGTTGCGCGCAATGCTCTTGTGCTGATCGTCACCACCGTCGGCCTCCAGTTCGGCTCGCTGATCGGCCAGGCCGTCGTCATCGAAAAGCTCTTCGCCTGGCCCGGCATCGGCTCGCTTTTGGTCGATAGCGTCGCCATCCGGGACATCCCCGTAGTGCAGGGCACGATCCTCGTCATCGTGCTCTGGTTCCTCGTCATCAACACTGCCGTGGATCTCATCTATGCCGCGATCGATCCGCGCATAAAGCAGGAGTGA